A genomic window from Prunus persica cultivar Lovell chromosome G2, Prunus_persica_NCBIv2, whole genome shotgun sequence includes:
- the LOC18785659 gene encoding 50S ribosomal protein 5, chloroplastic, with translation MGLLLYSNPLPLTTASSRSSSPFPTSSSSTAATAIFSRLRLKPTDAHPKSFSGVCLRMPAVKRFPSVVGKASSDIDGTSPTQSSEPVSDTKKEVVPVDKLPLESKLQERLEQKAKMQLAKKIRLRRKRLVRKRKLRKKGRWPPSKMKKLKNV, from the exons ATGGGTCTTCTTCTCTACTCCAATCCTCTGCCTCTCACCACCGCTTCCTCTcgttcttcttctccatttccaacatcatcatcttcaacaGCTGCAACTGCAATCT TTTCCAGGTTGCGCTTGAAACCCACTGATGCACATCCAAAATCTTTCAGTGGAGTTTGCCTTCGTATGCCCGCTGTCAAAAGGTTTCCATCAGTAGTTGGTAAGGCTTCCTCTGACATTGATGGCACTAGTCCAACACAGAGTAGTGAACCAGTTTCAGATACCAAGAAAGAGGTAGTACCTGTTGACAAGCTTCCCTTGGAGTCAAAGCTGCAAGAAAGGCTAGAGCAGAAGGCGAAGATGCAACTGGCGAAGAAAATAAGACTTCGGAGGAAAAGACTTGTTCGTAAGCGGAAGCTGAGGAAGAAAGGCCGATGGCCTCCTTCAAAGATGAAGAAGTTAAAGAATGTCTGA
- the LOC18785125 gene encoding pentatricopeptide repeat-containing protein At2g17525, mitochondrial — MPAIYNPLKLQILCFRCFLRNMSSSSSSLSSSSASSSSSLSSSSASSSSIAIPSHKHIAHLLLDQKSASQALQTFKWASKLPNFIHSPSTYRALIHKLCTFHCFDTVHQLLDEMPTSIGQPPDEDIFVTIIQGLGRAHMVKQVINVLDLIYKYEKMPSLKVFNSILDVLVKEDIDIAREFYRKKMMESGVQGDDYTFGILMKGLCLTNRIGDGFKLLQAMKSRGITPNTVVYNTLLHALCKNKKVGRARSLMNEMEAPNDVTFNVLISGYCGEENLVQALVLLEKCFGLGFVPDIVTVTKVLEILCSDGRVMEAVKVIGRVENKGGLVDVVAYNTLIKGFCRLGKAKLGLRIVKEMERKGCLPNVDTYNVLISGFCESGMLDMALDMFNDMKTDGINWNFVTYDTLIRYLCSGGRTKKGFEILELMNERKGGSLGQISPYNSVLYGLYKEHRLDEALEFLTNMGKLFPRAVDRSLRILGFCEEGDTENAKRVYNQMLMERGVPSVFIYDCLIHRYCQEGCIREAFELLNEMIAHGYFPLALTFNSLISGFCEQGKVGSALKLLEDMVGRGCSPDARSYSPLVAALCHMGDFQKALRLVLQMVEKGVIPDYFTWNSLLICLSQETVWLKGKSILDVNNLVHCIIEN; from the coding sequence ATGCCAGCCATTTATAATCCTTTGAAGCTTCAAATTTTGTGTTTCAGATGTTTTCTTAGAAACATGTCatcgtcatcttcttcattgtcGTCGTCGTcagcatcatcatcttcttcattgtcATCGTCGTcggcatcatcatcatccattgCAATTCCATCCCATAAGCACATAGCCCATCTTCTGTTAGACCAAAAATCAGCATCCCAAGCCCTCCAAACCTTCAAATGGGCCTCCAAACTCCCCAACTTCATCCACTCTCCCTCCACTTACCGTGCTCTCATCCACAAGCTATGCACATTCCACTGCTTTGACACTGTTCACCAATTGCTCGACGAAATGCCAACCTCAATTGGGCAACCCCCAGATGAAGACATCTTTGTCACCATCATTCAAGGTCTCGGCCGTGCCCACATGGTAAAACAAGTTATCAACGTGCTTGACTTGATTTACAAGTATGAAAAAATGCCTTCTTTGAAGGTATTCAATTCCATACTTGATGTTCTTGTGAAGGAAGATATAGATATAGCTAGGGAGTTTTataggaagaagatgatggaaaGTGGCGTTCAAGGCGATGACTATACTTTCGGTATCTTGATGAAAGGACTTTGCTTGACGAATCGAATTGGTGATGGTTTTAAGCTTTTGCAAGCGATGAAGTCTCGGGGAATTACCCCAAATACTGTGGTCTATAACACGTTGCTTCATGCACTTTGCAAGAACAAGAAAGTTGGGAGAGCGAGAAGCTTGATGAATGAGATGGAAGCACCCAATGATGTGACTTTTAATGTTTTGATATCTGGTTATTGTGGAGAAGAGAATTTAGTGCAAGCTCTTGTTTTGCTAGAGAAGTGCTTTGGTTTGGGGTTTGTGCCTGATATTGTCACTGTAACTAAGGTGTTGGAAATTCTTTGCAGTGATGGCCGTGTAATGGAGGCTGTCAAGGTTATAGGGAGAGTGGAGAACAAGGGAGGATTGGTGGATGTTGTAGCTTATAACACCTTAATTAAGGGTTTCTGTAGATTAGGGAAAGCAAAACTCGGTCTTCGCATTGTGAAGGAGATGGAGAGAAAGGGATGCCTTCCAAATGTTGATACTTACAATGTATTGATCTCTGGTTTTTGTGAGTCTGGGATGTTGGATATGGCGCTTGATATGTTTAATGATATGAAAACAGATGGCATCAACTGGAATTTTGTTACGTATGATACATTAATTAGATATTTGTGTTCCGGAGGAAGGACGAAAAAAGGGTTtgaaattttagaattaatgaATGAAAGAAAAGGTGGTTCCCTTGGCCAAATTTCTCCTTATAATAGTGTGTTATATGGCCTGTATAAGGAACATCGTTTGGACGAAGCACTTGAGTTTCTAACCAATATGGGGAAACTATTTCCTAGAGCTGTTGATAGAAGCTTGAGAATTTTAGGTTTCTGTGAGGAGGGCGACACAGAGAATGCCAAGAGAGTTTATAATCAGATGCTTATGGAAAGGGGAGTTCCaagtgtttttatttatgactGTCTAATCCATAGATATTGCCAAGAAGGGTGTATTCGTGAAGCCTTTGAGCTATTGAATGAGATGATTGCTCATGGTTACTTTCCTCTTGCGTTGACATTTAATTCTCTGATAAGTGGGTTTTGCGAGCAAGGAAAAGTTGGTAGTGCACTGAAGCTCCTGGAAGACATGGTTGGGAGAGGTTGTTCACCCGATGCTAGAAGTTATAGTCCTTTGGTGGCCGCTCTTTGCCATATGGGGGATTTTCAGAAAGCTTTGAGACTTGTTTTGCAAATGGTAGAGAAGGGTGTCATTCCAGATTATTTTACGTGGAACTCGTTGCTTATTTGTTTAAGTCAAGAGACTGTATGGTTGAAGGGCAAAAGTATATTGGATGTAAATAACTTGGTACACTGTATTATCGAGAATTAA